In Balaenoptera ricei isolate mBalRic1 chromosome 4, mBalRic1.hap2, whole genome shotgun sequence, the genomic stretch ctcgccctctctctccccctcccccctcgccTTCGtcactcctccctctctccccttccccatctctctccccctcccccctccttcgtctctctcctccctctctccccctctctctccccctctctcttctcccctctccccccccccgtctctctctcccccctttctctctctctcccccctcccccgccccaccaccCTCTCTCAATGTGGAACTCTCCAAGATAGATATACTGTTATGGGAAACAACTTAATGAGAAATATATCTAATACATATTGTTAAAGGGAACCTCACCTGGGTGCTCAGTGTTTGTTTATGGAAATGAAATGTCTCAGAAGTTGATATTGAGGAGGATACTTCAATGCCACGCATACCCAATGTCTTGGGAGGCAAAACCTCTATCTACACTTTTAATGTTGGCTCGTATGCAAAATATCCACCTTTACCAACAGATGTTgtgaactgatttttaaaacatcttctgattcacctttatttttaaatcttcaagCTGTGTTTAGCAGTGCTGATTCAGATAGATTGTGAGTGggtacaacaacaaaaaaaccctgcttaGGCTTTAAATACTCAAGAGAGGATAACACACAattttcagcaataaaagaaGCTCTGGGGATACATTTTCACCCAGTCCAAGGCCACCAGCTGTGACACATCCTCTCGGCCACCGAGCCCTGATGCTGCTGTCAGAGAAGGAAGCTGCAGCCCCTCTGTGGCCCAGTGCAGGACTGCTGTCCCTTCCCGTCACCCCTGAGGGCCCAGCTTGGCCTGCGGCTGGCCACACTAGGCTGGGGCCTGGCCCTCCCTTACCCACGTGTACTGTAGCGCAGCGGTCCCCAAGCTTTTtagcaccagggactggtttcgtggaagacagtttttccacggacagggTGGGGGGAcggggaatggttcaggcggtaatgcgagcgatggggagcggctgtaaatacagatgaagcttcgctcccctgcctgccgctcacctcctgctgtgcggcccgggtcctaacaggctgcggtctgtggcctgggggttggggacccctgctgtagagctttctaatttaaaatgtttttatttattaaaaaaaaagataaattaaaaaaacatatgaaCTCACTTGAAAGGAAATAGAGTGACTTACAGGTACAAACCATGAGTTGTGTGTACGAGTAATCTTCAAAAATTTATTAATAGAAACGGATGTACTCAAATGCAACACTggacaaaaaacaaagagaaaaggctggaaTACCAGCGACATCAGGGAATCTCACTTTATATTTCTTCGCACAGAACTAGCACCATTTTAGTCAGAAATCACAGATTTAATTATAATTGCTTCTAATATATAAAATACCTTATAAAGATTATTTAACTATCTAGTAACAAAGTTCTTccaaaaacttatttaaaaatcaattcgaATTTACCATTTGAAACACGAAAATGGTTTAAAAGTCGATCCAATTCTACTGCTTGTCGAAGGCAATGAGCCATAATTGGTTTTATTGGAAGAAAGTGCCTGAATTCAGCTTCTGGCTCCCTTCTAACCACCAGGCAGATACAGTAAATTGAATATTTCATAGGAATCAGAGCACATCTAAAACTggtcttagaaaatattttcctagaCTATAAAAATACTAAATGGAATACAAAAATTTCAGCATGTACAGCAAATAGACTACAGCAGACAAATATTTAAGACATACTCAAAACTATCTTATACCATAATCATCATGAACATCAAGtattattctaataatttttctatgattcattttgattcAATGTTTATTTCCCCTCAAGTTTTGTTATAATGTCGGATACAGACACAGATTCTGTGTTTCTAGCAGAAGTTACTGGAGGCACCACTGAATAATTCTGGGTATTCAACTGGTTCTCTCGCAAAGTGCTGGAAGTGCAATTGTAGTAGAGCCTGGCTTTtagaacaggggtcagcaaactacagccctcGGGCCACACCTGGCCCACCGCCTGTTCTGTGCGGCCTATgaacacagccatgcttattCATTCACGCGCTGTCTGTCGCTGCTTTCAAGTTACAAGAGCAGAATCGAGTAGCTGTGACAGACGCTATATGTGGCCTTTTGGTCCACAATGTCtacaatatttactatttggccctttacagaaaaagtctgcctACCCCTATTTTAGATAAATCACTTCAGGAAATTGTTCACTGAACAAGGACAAGGTAAGATTGTCCCAGATTAAGAAACTTCTGGCTGAGGTTTGCTGGTTCCATCATACAGTACCAAGGCAGATCAAAAGAACACACATGTGGATTGGCAGTTTTGGATACTGAAGTGTTATTCTAGCATCCTAAGCAAAGTCTGGCTATGATAAAGTACCTTCCTTTCTCTGTGAACTGGCCATTGTGTACCAAGTAACTCACGTACCCAATTACAGCAACATACTCACTGTTCAACCCTAAATCTATGTGGCCCCCAAGCATGATTTCCGGCCTTTAGAAATCACCTTGTACCCTTAGCAACCAAAAGAACTAGAAGTGGACCTTTGCCATCCCTCTGTATTGGCATAGATTCTGTTAGCGCCACACCACGTACCTTTTAGGATCCTTCCCTGTGACACGCATCATAATAATTAGTGCTACCACTACCCAGGGCCACGAACATGTCCCTTTTGACAAAGCGGACGAAGTTTTCGAGGGGGCACATGGGCTTGGGAGACCGCCTGTGGTGATCCTGGCAGAACGAGGTGTGGAACGTGACGTCGACACCGTCGTAGAGAATCCGGACGGAGTGCTCGCCGGGCTTCTCCCTGTCTTGCCAGAGCTCAAAGATCAACCTGGCCGCGAACCTCGGGAACCTGGCTTCGGTAAGGCCCAAGGCACTGAGAATCGGGGCCAGAGTGACGTCGTGAGCAGAGGAGAGAGCAAAGAGCTCCTCCTTCCGGCCCTCCGCCGCGCGCCGCATGCGGCCCACGGTCTGGTTCAGGATGGGGTGGGCGCCCAGGAGCGCATAGCCCAGATACAGTTTcttctcctgcctctctctctcgtCCTCTATCTGATGCCTCTTGATCACCTTGAAGTGCTCCATGTTAACACAGCCGTTCCTGGTGCAGGGGAAGCTGACGTTGTGGCAGAAGAGGCAGAGCATGGCGTCTATGGGGTTGGCAGCCCGGAGCTGCTTGGTGGGCGCGTCCACGATCCTGGCCATCTCCTCGTAGGTCCTCTCCAGCTGCCTGTTTTTCAGACGCAGCAGGTACTGCCGACGCTGCTCCTTTTCCAGGTACTGGTTCCTCAGCGGGCAATAGCAGTTCCCAGAGCAGAACAGAGCGCTGGGCTGGTGCCGGAAATAAATCTTCTTCCAGTCAAAATCTGGGAGAAAGCCATAAAGCAGAGCCAGCCCACTCTGCAGCGTCCGGCTTTTGCCAGTGGTCTCCAAGTGAAGCTGCTTTGTGGACCAGTCATGGGGCAGGAGTTTGTGTTTCTTCAGATAGATGTCCCTCAGCAGCTGGCCATTCTGCAGATGCTGCACAACCCCTGAAACACAAGAGTGCCACCCGCTTGCCTCACCACCAGCTTAGCAAAAGGAACAGCACGGGGAGTCGAGGCCCGTGCAACTCTGGAATGCTTTAGACAGCGAACGGTGACATCCTCGAGCCTGGCCCCCACTGCGTGGAAGCCCCGAGAACGGGCTCACGTCAGCGCGCAGAGGGAGCCCCTCAGGGTTATCCACAAAGGGGCGAGCAGAGTGGGGCCCTGTCCTCTGGACCCACGCCTTTCTGGGAAGCACAAGGACCATTCATCTGCCTTGATCCCTCCCTTTTGACTGGGTCCCTCCCCTGGAGGAGGGTTGTGACTGGCGGGGCTCAGAGGGTAGGAACCATCGCACTGGTGGACGTCTAGGAGGTAATTGGCAGGGGCCTAAGGAGAGctttctccctcctgccctgggaCAAATCATTCCTCAGTGTGCCTGAGGAGTTCATGGAAATCTGTCATGCAAGGAGAACAAGTCACTTGCTGGCTGCCTAGTCCCCCCACTTCAGGGACGTTCCCTCCTTCACACCATCCTCCCTACTCTCCCAGCTGAAGGCTCTCTGCTCACCTTCTGGGTACATTCTGCCCAATCCTGCTAGGGCTTTACCTGCTCATCAGCAAGGACACTGTCTCTGTATGGATCTGGAATGATCTCCCAGATACTcagaatatttgggggaaaaaaaaagcaaactgcagaACAGTATGTTTATTATgctgcttttaaataaaaatgaggggaaaataaGAACGTGTATTGGCAGCTGCCTGTGTTTTGCATAGAAAAATTTTGCAAGGATGCACAATGGTTACCTGGGGATGATGGGGGCTCAGAAATGGGGGGGAGGTGGAACATGGGTAGGAGCGTGAATTTTAAGTTTACCTTTTAGTTGTTATAGTTTCAAACTACACACAGGAACTATACCACAGTATagtatcttgaaaaaaaaaacatccagAATCTGTGTCTGCTCCCGTTCCCCTCTGGACCTACCCTGTATTCTGAGGCTATGTACATTAAGGTTGgcgcacttactgtgtgccaacctttctcctttaatcctcacaaaaacccagCAAAGAAggcatattattattatcccccttttccttattttacagatgaggaaactgaggcccaagccATTCACAGTTAAGACGTGGCCGAGCAGAACTCCAGCCCCTGTCGCGGCCCAACCTTGTGCTCTTTAGTCCCTGCTCACAGCACCTCCTCCCTACACGTTCCTGCAGAAACACTACCCATTCGGGGCTTCTCCTTCTCTCCAAACACAACCTGCATCTTCATGACTCTGTTCAcgcccttccctttctcttcccagtGAAATCCTCATCCTGGCTCCAATACtaccttctctgtctccctcctcctcccccgctCCCCAGAGGTCCAAAATTAATCATTCCCTCCTGTTCGCACAGGCCGCTGGACCGCTAAGGCAACAGCTGCGTTCACTGAGCCTAGCATATGCTAGCACCGTGCTAGGCGCTTTACACATGCTGTCTACTGCAGCTTG encodes the following:
- the PXYLP1 gene encoding 2-phosphoxylose phosphatase 1 isoform X1, with the protein product MLFRNRFVLLLALAALLAFVSLSLQFFHLIPVSAAKNGVTSKNRKRIMPDPVTEPPVMDPVYEALLYCNIPRVAERSMEGHAPHHFKLVSVHVFIRHGDRYPLYVIPKTKRPEIDCTLVANRKPYHPKLEAFVSHMSKGSGASFESPLHSLPLYPSHQLCEMGELTQTGVVQHLQNGQLLRDIYLKKHKLLPHDWSTKQLHLETTGKSRTLQSGLALLYGFLPDFDWKKIYFRHQPSALFCSGNCYCPLRNQYLEKEQRRQYLLRLKNRQLERTYEEMARIVDAPTKQLRAANPIDAMLCLFCHNVSFPCTRNGCVNMEHFKVIKRHQIEDERERQEKKLYLGYALLGAHPILNQTVGRMRRAAEGRKEELFALSSAHDVTLAPILSALGLTEARFPRFAARLIFELWQDREKPGEHSVRILYDGVDVTFHTSFCQDHHRRSPKPMCPLENFVRFVKRDMFVALGSGSTNYYDACHREGS
- the PXYLP1 gene encoding 2-phosphoxylose phosphatase 1 isoform X2 — its product is MPDPVTEPPVMDPVYEALLYCNIPRVAERSMEGHAPHHFKLVSVHVFIRHGDRYPLYVIPKTKRPEIDCTLVANRKPYHPKLEAFVSHMSKGSGASFESPLHSLPLYPSHQLCEMGELTQTGVVQHLQNGQLLRDIYLKKHKLLPHDWSTKQLHLETTGKSRTLQSGLALLYGFLPDFDWKKIYFRHQPSALFCSGNCYCPLRNQYLEKEQRRQYLLRLKNRQLERTYEEMARIVDAPTKQLRAANPIDAMLCLFCHNVSFPCTRNGCVNMEHFKVIKRHQIEDERERQEKKLYLGYALLGAHPILNQTVGRMRRAAEGRKEELFALSSAHDVTLAPILSALGLTEARFPRFAARLIFELWQDREKPGEHSVRILYDGVDVTFHTSFCQDHHRRSPKPMCPLENFVRFVKRDMFVALGSGSTNYYDACHREGS